One window of Camelina sativa cultivar DH55 chromosome 4, Cs, whole genome shotgun sequence genomic DNA carries:
- the LOC109132469 gene encoding uncharacterized protein At1g43920, Chloroplastic-like, translating into MSSSSETSVIIGDRGLPSKCVCGERVSKFTSKTQDNPGRPFFRCISKRDASSWTSKRDGHLFKWVEDAIYEEVEDALPKLGIMANEIVKAKAEIHELNVAMQELKEDAMQRKRDICKLKLLWKMCFLWLCVITIFIVYLMFVHVMTLPCRDNLVVLEEAVSNLPFLLAWLGGLPRLPFLHGGGKTPNLFILGHSD; encoded by the exons ATGAGTTCTAGCTCGGAGACGTCGGTGATAATCGGTGATCGTGGATTGCCCTCGAAGTGTGTATGTGGTGAAAGGGTATCGAAATTTACATCAAAAACTCAAGATAATCCTGGCCGACCGTTCTTCCGTTGCATCAGCAAACGAGATGCAAGCTCATGGACAAGCAAGAGAGAT GGTCACTTATTTAAGTGGGTGGAGGATGCTATCTATGAGGAAGTTGAAGATGCATTACCAAAACTAGGAATCATGGCAAACGAGATTGTTAAAGCCAAAGCTGAGATACATGAGCTCAATGTTGCTATGCAAGAGTTGAAGGAAGATGCAATGCAAAGGAAAAGAGACATATGCAAGCTTAAACTGTTGTGGAAAATGTGTTTTCTGTGGCTTTGTGTAATAACAATTTTCATTGTTTACCTTATG TTTGTACATGTCATGACTCTACCTTGTCGTGATAACCTGGTGGTGCTTGAAGAGGCAGTTTCAAATCTTCCCTTCCTCCTAGCATGGTTAGGAGGTCTACCACGATTGccttttctccatggtggtggAAAAACTCCTAATCTATTCATCCTAGGCCACTCCGACTGA